Sequence from the Methanobacterium alkalithermotolerans genome:
TTAAGTTATAAATATATATTTAATAGGGCTATAAAAAAATATCCAATTAATTTTAATATATGGATTTACAAAAACGAATCTTAATAATCATGAAAACCCACAAGGTAGGGAGCAAAATTGGATGGGAGGCGGTTCCTTTTCCAATTTAAGCCAAAGCTATAATTATAATAATTTAGCACCCTACCTCATTTAAATTATATGTAATTTAATCCTTAAATAGTTTTTCAAATTTTTATATGATGATTAAGGAGCTTTAAAAATGCGAAAAAAACCTTATAAATTATCTTTAATAAAATCAAGCTGATAATATTACTGAAAAACCAGGGATACAAAAGAAGTGATGTGATGTTTAAAAAAAATCTGGTACTTGATGCCTCTGCATTTATTGGAGGATATGTTCCTGAAAAAGAATGCAATTTTACTGTATCTGAAATTACAGATGAAGTTAAAGACCTGAAATCTTTAATGATAATGGAAAGAGCAATTAAGGAAGGTAATCTCATTATCGATCAACCGGATGAGGAAGATGTACTAAAGGTAGAATCTTCTATAAAAAACTCAGGAGATAATTTAAGACTCTCTAATCCAGATAAAAAAATTTTAGCTCTGGCATTATCCATTAAAAAAAGAAAAGGTAATGTGAATGTCATAACTGATGACTACTCCATTCAAAATGCACTCAAAATTTTAGGAATACCCTTTAGAAGCATATTAACTCCGGGAATTAGCGAGGTTTATAACTGGAAAAAAATTTGCAGAGGATGTAAAAAGAAATTCTCTGAGAATTATCTTGAAGATGAATGTGATATATGTGGCTCACCCATCCATAAAAAAAGATTCAAATCCTCTAAAATGAAAAAAAAGTCATGATTTTTTACATCTTTTTTAAAATGGAATTTTCCCATCCTTAATTATTAAATCATAAAAAAGGGCCTTCAGGATAACAACAAATTATAAACTATTAATCCATCTAACGATTATTTATGAGAATTGGTGTTGTGGTTCATGGCCCTCATATTGTAGACTCCGGGTATGCATTGAAAATCATCAAGTTACTGCAGGGCTATGGTGAGGTGAAAGCCAGGTTGGGAGGTACCATGGGAAGGACTGCTGTACATGACGCCCATCTGGAAAATATAATTGATATATCTTCTAAGAGGCTTCCCAGCGCATCGGTGGATAAATTTCATGATGAGGGTTATGATGTTCTGTTTTTGATTAATTATGGGAAATCCAGCATAACCGGCCATGGATTCGGATATAAAGTTTTTAAAAGGTCCCGGACAAAAACTGCTTTAATTCAGATAGAAAGACCAGGTGAAGCTGACGGTAGTGTTATTCCCTGGAGAAAATCATTAAGGCCTCTGGCCAGAGAAATTGCCTCTAAAATGGAACTAAAACTGGTCCTTCCCTCCCGGATAATAAAAGAAATATTTCATGAGGGAACTGATTGCGGGCATCAACAGGGATCTAAAACATATCGAAAGCTGGTGGGTGTTGCTCCTGATGAAAATATATTTTTAAATGGTATTGTGGTGGGTAAATCAACCTCAGATGAGGTTATCCTGGTTAGTGAAAATGGAACGCTAACTGGAATAATTGGAGGTGAAATAAAGCCCCATGGAGTAGAAAAATTGGGAAATATTGATCTTAATGAAGCAGTAGTTAAAACTGGACTGTTAAGGAGATCCAATGTAATTCCCCGGATTATTGAATCATCTTCTAATAACTCTAAAATGAATATTTCTTTTTTAAACCATGCAGCAGAAGATGTTTATCTATTAAAAAATGCAGATTATGTGGTAACGGTAGGGGATGATACCACCCTGGTAGCGGCCGATATACTTTACCGATTTAATGTACCTATTATTGGTATTACTGATGGGGATCTTGACCAGGTAGTTGAAAATGGATTTAAAACTTCGGGATCAATGATTATTGAGCTTGAAAGTGGTTGGGATGATATAGTAGGAGAAAAAATATTTTTTGAGCTTTTTAAAGGTAAGCAGACGCTGGAAATCGATGATATCGAAAATTTTAAAAGGGAAATATTACACATTATTAATAATACAGCAGCTAAATATTATATAAAACAAACTTTAGACAGTTGAGGTGTAGAATTGGATTTAGACCATCTTGTTAATTCTATTATAAATTACGAAGGGGTAACACGCAAAAAACCGATAAAGGAACTTACCACTATCCTTCATGATGTATACAATGTAGCAGGGAATACTTTACTTGGTTTTGGGGATGATGCTTCTGCCATAGACATTGGCAATGAAAATTTACTTCTTTTAGCTGCCGATGGGATGTGGGGGAAACTTATGGCTGCTGATCCTTACTGGGCGGGTTATTGTTCTGTACTGGTAAATGTAAATGATATTGCGGCCATGGGTGGTAAACCGGTGGGAATGGTCAATATTCTCTCCATTGCAAATAAGGATACCTGTAATGAAATTATGAGAGGCATAAAAGACGGTGCAGAAAAATTTGGAGTTCCCATGGTAGGGGGGCATGTTCACCCTGATACTCCCTATGATGCCCTTGACGTTTCTATAGCCGGGATTACCACCAGGGATGCACTAATTAATAGCTTTGATGCTCAGGTAGGGGATAAGGTGATAGTAGCCATTGATTTAGATGGAAAACAACACCCTAAATTCACCCTTAATTGGGATACCACTACTCATAAAGATAAAAAACTGGTCCAATCTCAGATAGAAGTAATGCATAAAATTGCCCTGGAAAATCTGGTTACTTCAGGAAAAGATATCAGTAATCCTGGAATACTGGGCACTTTAGGAATGTTACTGGAATCATCACAAAAGGGCGCCCGGGTGGAACTGGAAAAAATCCCTCGCAACCCTTCAGTAAATTGGGAAGAATGGCTAAAATCATATCCTGGATCTGGCTTTGTTCTTACAGCTCCTGATTCCAGGGTAAATAGATGTATTGAACTTTTAGAAGAGGTCAATATAACTGCAAAGGTGGTGGGGGATATAATTAAGGATAAAAAACTTATTTTAACCTACAAAAACCAGGAAAAAATTGTTTTTGATCAGGATAAAAACCTTATAATGGGCTAAAATTTCTTTCCAGGATGTGAGGAGATTAAATGTGGGTAAATGTCAATGGCAAAAAAGTGGAGCTCCCTGAAGGGTCAACTATCAGGGACGCAATAAAAATTTCCAATGCTCCTTATAGAGAGGGTAGTGTTTTAGGGGTAATAAAGGGCAAGGAAGAATTTGAAAAAAATATTAATAAATACAAAATTCGGACTGATAAAGGAAGTATAATCTTGGAAATGCTCCCTGATGAAAATGCAGCAGAACTGGTTAAAACCTGGAAAGAAAACTACAAAAAATTCGAAAATCTCCATATAAGGTGGGAAACTTCCAGTGAAGTGGCCATAGGTCCCATTAAAACTAATTTAAAACCTATCAAATCAGAATTTGATTACAAAGAGGGAGATGTAATATTAAGTCTGTCTGGTTTTAGTGCCGATTCTACCCATATTATTTTAAGTAAAGAAGATCATTCAGCTGTGTATGGCGTTCCAGATATTAATAAAGGGGTTTTTGCCAGGATATCCGGAGGTAGACGTACCCTGTTTAATCTGGTGGATAGGGACACCATAAAGTCAGTGGAACCATTAATTGAGCGAAAAAGTATAATTAATAGTGCTGCTGTTACCAATCTGGATACTGAAATTGAAGAGGGTAATCAAATTTTCAGCTATGTTAAGGTTTCACCTTCCGAAAAATCTCCAAAATCAGTAGAACACTTTTTTTCACTTATAGAAAATGAACTGGTCCTTGACTATGATTCTAATTCTTTTGCAGGTTTTTTTGGCCTGCAGGGTATTAAAAAAGATGCAGAACATATTGATCAACGGAAAAGAGGCACGGTGACTTTAAGAAATTCTGGAAAGGGAACTGGTAAGGTATATATCTACCGGGAAGATAGAGTCTCAAACCCGGCACATAATGTGGTGGGCCATGTTCAGCAGGGAATGGAACTGTTAGATATTGCTAAAAAAGGCAATTCAATAACCGTAATTAGTGAACCGGGCCGTATTATGACTTTATCAAAATCTCAAAAAGAAGTAGAGTCTGCCCTGAAAAAATACGGCATCAAACAAATCAGGGAAGGATTAACTGATGATGATGCTATTGTGGTTAAACAGGAACCCCTCTATACCATTGAAATTTTAAAAGAAAAAGAAGTAAAAACCTTCGGGATAAGTAAAGACAATCTCATAGGAATTGAATTTTCTAAAAATTCTCCCCGATCTTCCTGGTATTTCAAAAAGATCACCGGACTTATAGATGCTCCTATAGGATCTATTAAAATTCACTTTGCATTTCAGGGAATGAAGGTTATGATGTTTGAAGGGGACTCCCGGGAAGCAAAAGGACTAATCCCGGAAAATACTCCTGAGAAATGTGTAAAAGCCGGTGAACTGGGAATAACCAACATGTCACGCCGGCAT
This genomic interval carries:
- a CDS encoding PIN domain-containing protein; translation: MFKKNLVLDASAFIGGYVPEKECNFTVSEITDEVKDLKSLMIMERAIKEGNLIIDQPDEEDVLKVESSIKNSGDNLRLSNPDKKILALALSIKKRKGNVNVITDDYSIQNALKILGIPFRSILTPGISEVYNWKKICRGCKKKFSENYLEDECDICGSPIHKKRFKSSKMKKKS
- a CDS encoding DUF2117 domain-containing protein; protein product: MRIGVVVHGPHIVDSGYALKIIKLLQGYGEVKARLGGTMGRTAVHDAHLENIIDISSKRLPSASVDKFHDEGYDVLFLINYGKSSITGHGFGYKVFKRSRTKTALIQIERPGEADGSVIPWRKSLRPLAREIASKMELKLVLPSRIIKEIFHEGTDCGHQQGSKTYRKLVGVAPDENIFLNGIVVGKSTSDEVILVSENGTLTGIIGGEIKPHGVEKLGNIDLNEAVVKTGLLRRSNVIPRIIESSSNNSKMNISFLNHAAEDVYLLKNADYVVTVGDDTTLVAADILYRFNVPIIGITDGDLDQVVENGFKTSGSMIIELESGWDDIVGEKIFFELFKGKQTLEIDDIENFKREILHIINNTAAKYYIKQTLDS
- a CDS encoding methanogenesis marker 2 protein yields the protein MDLDHLVNSIINYEGVTRKKPIKELTTILHDVYNVAGNTLLGFGDDASAIDIGNENLLLLAADGMWGKLMAADPYWAGYCSVLVNVNDIAAMGGKPVGMVNILSIANKDTCNEIMRGIKDGAEKFGVPMVGGHVHPDTPYDALDVSIAGITTRDALINSFDAQVGDKVIVAIDLDGKQHPKFTLNWDTTTHKDKKLVQSQIEVMHKIALENLVTSGKDISNPGILGTLGMLLESSQKGARVELEKIPRNPSVNWEEWLKSYPGSGFVLTAPDSRVNRCIELLEEVNITAKVVGDIIKDKKLILTYKNQEKIVFDQDKNLIMG
- the mmp3 gene encoding methyl-coenzyme M reductase-associated protein Mmp3, whose amino-acid sequence is MWVNVNGKKVELPEGSTIRDAIKISNAPYREGSVLGVIKGKEEFEKNINKYKIRTDKGSIILEMLPDENAAELVKTWKENYKKFENLHIRWETSSEVAIGPIKTNLKPIKSEFDYKEGDVILSLSGFSADSTHIILSKEDHSAVYGVPDINKGVFARISGGRRTLFNLVDRDTIKSVEPLIERKSIINSAAVTNLDTEIEEGNQIFSYVKVSPSEKSPKSVEHFFSLIENELVLDYDSNSFAGFFGLQGIKKDAEHIDQRKRGTVTLRNSGKGTGKVYIYREDRVSNPAHNVVGHVQQGMELLDIAKKGNSITVISEPGRIMTLSKSQKEVESALKKYGIKQIREGLTDDDAIVVKQEPLYTIEILKEKEVKTFGISKDNLIGIEFSKNSPRSSWYFKKITGLIDAPIGSIKIHFAFQGMKVMMFEGDSREAKGLIPENTPEKCVKAGELGITNMSRRHIGMIGIRFEDNDEYGPTGEPFNGTNIIGHIVEGLSNLEKFKEGDVVYVKEAKSE